From a region of the Euwallacea similis isolate ESF13 chromosome 19, ESF131.1, whole genome shotgun sequence genome:
- the LOC136415099 gene encoding octopamine receptor beta-2R isoform X1, with amino-acid sequence MQSVRNIWIDAKQRNRPANGQKNGHFERPQMDSDYHWLVTVALVTSSIIAVTANVFLLVIFARRRSLRTIPNRFVINLLVTNLLSSLLLIPLLVVDQGSFPLVQAVSSLDNRTVQSIEEDVLIKEEIFSSNRPIEIIQTSEQVLQTSLESSSSVPFNNHSTTEELLCYFAQASTSFVCTASIFSILLIGVNQYFGVIHSLRYHSYVNKSRATIFILSSWLAALLCAALSTVTYSDGSLWHFCSSRKTPESSSTKVLNTVYAFMYFFLVILAPFLGICMIYVCIYAAARQNSERMRKSTSASSTTPLDSLDVEEGQRHSPSPERKHLPKVHSAPNFSMLECNVAQEEPKISRVKRTSSDRNNFIINLKHKISNASVFRYREETRAAKISVLVIFMVLVCYVPYGLTLVLTSGCISVSPGQIFNYLSLVLLVFSNVLSPFLFGYRNKRVKREIGKMLGLVPPCPQTNAEIFKRPQISNIVRNRSFDDGININIVVDNTEPLLESGLIVPEVIVTCKPENERKSILKRVGSGWSNYKKCNFITVPDSCLGDARGSFSSASTQVSNDEF; translated from the exons GCCACAAATGGATTCGGACTACCACTGGTTAGTGACCGTTGCTCTCGTCACGTCCTCAATAATAGCAGTGACGGCCAATGTCTTTTTACTTGTCATTTTTGCCAGAAGAAGAAGCCTACGGACCATCCCTAATAG ATTTGTCATCAACCTGCTGGTGACCAACCTCCTCTCCAGTTTGCTCTTGATCCCCCTTCTAGTGGTGGATCAAGGTTCCTTCCCCCTGGTCCAAGCCGTCTCGTCTTTGGACAATCGAACAGTCCAAAGCATCGAGGAAGACGTGCTCATCAAAGAGGAGATCTTCAGCTCCAATAGACCCATCGAGATCATCCAGACCAGCGAGCAGGTGTTGCAGACCAGCCTCGAGAGCAGCAGCTCCGTCCCCTTCAACAACCACTCAACGACTGAGGAGCTGCTCTGCTACTTCGCTCAAGCCAGTACCAGCTTCGTGTGCACTGCCTCCATCTTCAGTATACTGCTCATCGGGGTGAACCAGTACTTCGGAGTGATACACTCGTTGCGGTACCATTCTTACGTGAACAAATCGCGAGCAACGATCTTCATCCTGAGCAGCTGGTTGGCTGCGTTACTATGTGCAGCTTTGAGTACCGTCACTTACTCGGATGGGAGTTTGTGGCACTTTTGCAGCAGCAGGAAAACCCCTGAAAGCTCCAGCACTAAAGTACTGAACACAGTGTACGCTTTCATGTACTTTTTCCTGGTAATTCTGGCCCCATTCCTGGGGATCTGCATGATCTACGTGTGCATTTACGCAGCTGCCCGGCAGAACAGCGAGAGGATGCGGAAAAGCACGTCCGCGTCTTCGACCACTCCTCTGGACTCTCTGGACGTGGAAGAAGGCCAGCGGCACTCACCCAGCCCTGAAAGGAAGCATTTGCCTAAGGTTCATTCGGCTCCCAATTTTTCGATGCTCGAGTGCAACGTCGCTCAGGAAGAGCCGAAAATCAGTAGGGTCAAGCGCACCAGCAGCGATCGCAACAACTTCATAATCAACTTGAAGCACAAGATCTCCAACGCTTCAGTGTTTAGGTACAGAGAAGAGACACGAGCAGCTAAAATTAGCGTGTTGGTCATTTTCATGGTGCTGGTGTGCTATGTCCCGTACGGCCTGACCCTCGTCCTGACGTCAGGGTGCATTAGCGTCAGCCCCGGCCAAATCTTCAACTACCTCTCCTTAGTATTACTTGTGTTCTCCAACGTGCTGTCTCCCTTCTTGTTCGGGTACAGGAACAAACGCGTGAAGCGGGAGATAGGGAAAATGCTGGGCCTGGTACCACCTTGCCCGCAAACGAACGCGGAAATATTCAAGCGGCCCCAAATAAGCAACATCGTCAGAAACAGGAGCTTCGATGATGGTATCAACATAAATATCGTAGTGGATAACACGGAACCGCTTCTCGAAAGCGGGCTGATAGTACCGGAAGTGATTGTGACCTGCAAACCGGAAAATGAACGAAAGAGCATTTTAAAACGAGTCGGATCGGGGTGGAGCAACTACAAGAAGTGCAACTTCATCACAGTTCCCGACAGCTGTTTAGGAGATGCCCGGGGGTCCTTTTCGAGCGCCAGTACCCAGGTTTCCAATGATGAATTTTAG
- the LOC136415099 gene encoding octopamine receptor beta-2R isoform X2: MVSYYFWLYFGPQMDSDYHWLVTVALVTSSIIAVTANVFLLVIFARRRSLRTIPNRFVINLLVTNLLSSLLLIPLLVVDQGSFPLVQAVSSLDNRTVQSIEEDVLIKEEIFSSNRPIEIIQTSEQVLQTSLESSSSVPFNNHSTTEELLCYFAQASTSFVCTASIFSILLIGVNQYFGVIHSLRYHSYVNKSRATIFILSSWLAALLCAALSTVTYSDGSLWHFCSSRKTPESSSTKVLNTVYAFMYFFLVILAPFLGICMIYVCIYAAARQNSERMRKSTSASSTTPLDSLDVEEGQRHSPSPERKHLPKVHSAPNFSMLECNVAQEEPKISRVKRTSSDRNNFIINLKHKISNASVFRYREETRAAKISVLVIFMVLVCYVPYGLTLVLTSGCISVSPGQIFNYLSLVLLVFSNVLSPFLFGYRNKRVKREIGKMLGLVPPCPQTNAEIFKRPQISNIVRNRSFDDGININIVVDNTEPLLESGLIVPEVIVTCKPENERKSILKRVGSGWSNYKKCNFITVPDSCLGDARGSFSSASTQVSNDEF; the protein is encoded by the exons GCCACAAATGGATTCGGACTACCACTGGTTAGTGACCGTTGCTCTCGTCACGTCCTCAATAATAGCAGTGACGGCCAATGTCTTTTTACTTGTCATTTTTGCCAGAAGAAGAAGCCTACGGACCATCCCTAATAG ATTTGTCATCAACCTGCTGGTGACCAACCTCCTCTCCAGTTTGCTCTTGATCCCCCTTCTAGTGGTGGATCAAGGTTCCTTCCCCCTGGTCCAAGCCGTCTCGTCTTTGGACAATCGAACAGTCCAAAGCATCGAGGAAGACGTGCTCATCAAAGAGGAGATCTTCAGCTCCAATAGACCCATCGAGATCATCCAGACCAGCGAGCAGGTGTTGCAGACCAGCCTCGAGAGCAGCAGCTCCGTCCCCTTCAACAACCACTCAACGACTGAGGAGCTGCTCTGCTACTTCGCTCAAGCCAGTACCAGCTTCGTGTGCACTGCCTCCATCTTCAGTATACTGCTCATCGGGGTGAACCAGTACTTCGGAGTGATACACTCGTTGCGGTACCATTCTTACGTGAACAAATCGCGAGCAACGATCTTCATCCTGAGCAGCTGGTTGGCTGCGTTACTATGTGCAGCTTTGAGTACCGTCACTTACTCGGATGGGAGTTTGTGGCACTTTTGCAGCAGCAGGAAAACCCCTGAAAGCTCCAGCACTAAAGTACTGAACACAGTGTACGCTTTCATGTACTTTTTCCTGGTAATTCTGGCCCCATTCCTGGGGATCTGCATGATCTACGTGTGCATTTACGCAGCTGCCCGGCAGAACAGCGAGAGGATGCGGAAAAGCACGTCCGCGTCTTCGACCACTCCTCTGGACTCTCTGGACGTGGAAGAAGGCCAGCGGCACTCACCCAGCCCTGAAAGGAAGCATTTGCCTAAGGTTCATTCGGCTCCCAATTTTTCGATGCTCGAGTGCAACGTCGCTCAGGAAGAGCCGAAAATCAGTAGGGTCAAGCGCACCAGCAGCGATCGCAACAACTTCATAATCAACTTGAAGCACAAGATCTCCAACGCTTCAGTGTTTAGGTACAGAGAAGAGACACGAGCAGCTAAAATTAGCGTGTTGGTCATTTTCATGGTGCTGGTGTGCTATGTCCCGTACGGCCTGACCCTCGTCCTGACGTCAGGGTGCATTAGCGTCAGCCCCGGCCAAATCTTCAACTACCTCTCCTTAGTATTACTTGTGTTCTCCAACGTGCTGTCTCCCTTCTTGTTCGGGTACAGGAACAAACGCGTGAAGCGGGAGATAGGGAAAATGCTGGGCCTGGTACCACCTTGCCCGCAAACGAACGCGGAAATATTCAAGCGGCCCCAAATAAGCAACATCGTCAGAAACAGGAGCTTCGATGATGGTATCAACATAAATATCGTAGTGGATAACACGGAACCGCTTCTCGAAAGCGGGCTGATAGTACCGGAAGTGATTGTGACCTGCAAACCGGAAAATGAACGAAAGAGCATTTTAAAACGAGTCGGATCGGGGTGGAGCAACTACAAGAAGTGCAACTTCATCACAGTTCCCGACAGCTGTTTAGGAGATGCCCGGGGGTCCTTTTCGAGCGCCAGTACCCAGGTTTCCAATGATGAATTTTAG
- the LOC136415099 gene encoding octopamine receptor beta-2R isoform X3: protein MDSDYHWLVTVALVTSSIIAVTANVFLLVIFARRRSLRTIPNRFVINLLVTNLLSSLLLIPLLVVDQGSFPLVQAVSSLDNRTVQSIEEDVLIKEEIFSSNRPIEIIQTSEQVLQTSLESSSSVPFNNHSTTEELLCYFAQASTSFVCTASIFSILLIGVNQYFGVIHSLRYHSYVNKSRATIFILSSWLAALLCAALSTVTYSDGSLWHFCSSRKTPESSSTKVLNTVYAFMYFFLVILAPFLGICMIYVCIYAAARQNSERMRKSTSASSTTPLDSLDVEEGQRHSPSPERKHLPKVHSAPNFSMLECNVAQEEPKISRVKRTSSDRNNFIINLKHKISNASVFRYREETRAAKISVLVIFMVLVCYVPYGLTLVLTSGCISVSPGQIFNYLSLVLLVFSNVLSPFLFGYRNKRVKREIGKMLGLVPPCPQTNAEIFKRPQISNIVRNRSFDDGININIVVDNTEPLLESGLIVPEVIVTCKPENERKSILKRVGSGWSNYKKCNFITVPDSCLGDARGSFSSASTQVSNDEF, encoded by the exons ATGGATTCGGACTACCACTGGTTAGTGACCGTTGCTCTCGTCACGTCCTCAATAATAGCAGTGACGGCCAATGTCTTTTTACTTGTCATTTTTGCCAGAAGAAGAAGCCTACGGACCATCCCTAATAG ATTTGTCATCAACCTGCTGGTGACCAACCTCCTCTCCAGTTTGCTCTTGATCCCCCTTCTAGTGGTGGATCAAGGTTCCTTCCCCCTGGTCCAAGCCGTCTCGTCTTTGGACAATCGAACAGTCCAAAGCATCGAGGAAGACGTGCTCATCAAAGAGGAGATCTTCAGCTCCAATAGACCCATCGAGATCATCCAGACCAGCGAGCAGGTGTTGCAGACCAGCCTCGAGAGCAGCAGCTCCGTCCCCTTCAACAACCACTCAACGACTGAGGAGCTGCTCTGCTACTTCGCTCAAGCCAGTACCAGCTTCGTGTGCACTGCCTCCATCTTCAGTATACTGCTCATCGGGGTGAACCAGTACTTCGGAGTGATACACTCGTTGCGGTACCATTCTTACGTGAACAAATCGCGAGCAACGATCTTCATCCTGAGCAGCTGGTTGGCTGCGTTACTATGTGCAGCTTTGAGTACCGTCACTTACTCGGATGGGAGTTTGTGGCACTTTTGCAGCAGCAGGAAAACCCCTGAAAGCTCCAGCACTAAAGTACTGAACACAGTGTACGCTTTCATGTACTTTTTCCTGGTAATTCTGGCCCCATTCCTGGGGATCTGCATGATCTACGTGTGCATTTACGCAGCTGCCCGGCAGAACAGCGAGAGGATGCGGAAAAGCACGTCCGCGTCTTCGACCACTCCTCTGGACTCTCTGGACGTGGAAGAAGGCCAGCGGCACTCACCCAGCCCTGAAAGGAAGCATTTGCCTAAGGTTCATTCGGCTCCCAATTTTTCGATGCTCGAGTGCAACGTCGCTCAGGAAGAGCCGAAAATCAGTAGGGTCAAGCGCACCAGCAGCGATCGCAACAACTTCATAATCAACTTGAAGCACAAGATCTCCAACGCTTCAGTGTTTAGGTACAGAGAAGAGACACGAGCAGCTAAAATTAGCGTGTTGGTCATTTTCATGGTGCTGGTGTGCTATGTCCCGTACGGCCTGACCCTCGTCCTGACGTCAGGGTGCATTAGCGTCAGCCCCGGCCAAATCTTCAACTACCTCTCCTTAGTATTACTTGTGTTCTCCAACGTGCTGTCTCCCTTCTTGTTCGGGTACAGGAACAAACGCGTGAAGCGGGAGATAGGGAAAATGCTGGGCCTGGTACCACCTTGCCCGCAAACGAACGCGGAAATATTCAAGCGGCCCCAAATAAGCAACATCGTCAGAAACAGGAGCTTCGATGATGGTATCAACATAAATATCGTAGTGGATAACACGGAACCGCTTCTCGAAAGCGGGCTGATAGTACCGGAAGTGATTGTGACCTGCAAACCGGAAAATGAACGAAAGAGCATTTTAAAACGAGTCGGATCGGGGTGGAGCAACTACAAGAAGTGCAACTTCATCACAGTTCCCGACAGCTGTTTAGGAGATGCCCGGGGGTCCTTTTCGAGCGCCAGTACCCAGGTTTCCAATGATGAATTTTAG
- the LOC136415160 gene encoding uncharacterized protein, giving the protein MEALRFTGSTKLLEYLQVPIPKITQPDQVLIKVAFAGVCGTDLHIIAGEFPLSNKGTKILGHEFSGTVAGIGSEVRNIKVGDKVTVDPNEGCRCCDFCHSGQPHYCNIGGIQNTVGIHRDGGWATYALVPTNLIQKVPDSVTLEQAALAEPLSCLSHGFDMLSPVPVGSRILVIGAGIIGNLWISVLHLHGHRKVTVSEPNLTRLNFVKRLDTGYDLVTPDQLTKKREANPDYAFEVVIDCSGFCPAVEQGLSLLTKGGKLCCFGIPPPDKKISVAPFDLYAREITLFAVNVNPFSMVKSIGLIESMGSRYIDYQKLGVEVFDLKDYQKAMDQLKTGSIAKAMFRL; this is encoded by the exons ATGGAGGCCCTGAGATTCACGGGAAGCACTAAGTTGTTGGAGTACTTACAAGTGCCCATACCGAAGATCACTCAGCCTGATCAAGTACTGATTAAGGTGGCTTTCGCCGGGGTGTGTGGCACTGATCTTCATATTATAGCG GGGGAATTTCCGCTTTCCAACAAAGGAACCAAAATATTGGGCCATGAATTCTCAGGCACTGTTGCTGGGATAGGTTCCGAGGTGCGCAACATTAAAGTAGGGGACAAGGTCACTGTTGACCCCAATGA AGGGTGCCGCTGCTGTGACTTTTGCCATTCAGGTCAACCCCATTACTGCAACATCGGAGGTATTCAGAACACAGTTGGTATTCACAGGGATGGTGGCTGGGCCACTTATGCCCTAGTCCCGACCAACCTGATACAAAAGGTACCGGACTCTGTCACTCTAGAACAAG CCGCGCTAGCAGAGCCTCTCTCATGCCTCTCCCATGGATTCGACATGCTGTCCCCAGTCCCTGTGGGATCAAGAATCTTGGTGATTGGGGCTGGAATTATCGGGAATCTCTGGATTTCAGTTTTGCATTTACATGGACACCGAAAAGTCACCGTTTCTGAGCCTAACTTGACCAGGTTGAACTTTGTTAAAAGACTTG ACACTGGATATGACCTGGTAACTCCAGATCAATTGACTAAAAAGCGAGAAGCTAACCCGGACTACGCCTTCGAAGTGGTCATCGACTGCAGCGGTTTCTGCCCAGCAGTGGAACAAGGCCTAAGTCTGCTGACAAAAGGGGGAAAGCTGTGCTGCTTTGGAATCCCCCCTCCAGACAAGAAAATAAG CGTGGCCCCATTCGACCTCTACGCAAGGGAAATCACCCTTTTTGCAGTTAACGTGAACCCATTCAGTATGGTCAAATCCATTGGACTTATCGAATCCATGGGCTCGAGGTATATTGACTATCAGAAGCTGGGAGTTGAGGTTTTCGACCTTAAAGACTACCAGAAAGCCATGGATCAGTTGAAAACTGGCAGTATTGCTAAGGCTATGTTTAGATTGtga
- the LOC136415089 gene encoding putative fatty acyl-CoA reductase CG5065 — protein MAQEIDRIGALFKNKSVLISGASGFLGKILIEKLLRSTEVKTLYLLVRHKKNKCPKDRMQEIFNHVLFAKLREQRPSSLEKCQVISGDMLETDLGISEADRQVLQNEVDYIFHSAATTRFDNTLQYAVKMNTLGTKYMLDLAKQCKKLKIFVHISTAFAFPKEEVLYEKTYEPPADPQKILDIFYSGQYKIDDDLEKQFLEDCPNTYTFSKALSEGLINQKMDKLPVIIVRPAVVIPTFKEPFAGYFNSLQSPTGIFIGAGKGVIRSVHIDSKSNVNVVPADCAIHVILIAVWDYLTLKQQRVFNICIPQEDLKISWEEVIEYGKEVCTRVPFTQLLWYPDGIMTKSKSWHILHVVLFQLIPAVFVDLLLFLLGYKPVLINVNRRLLKGQEMFDYYANRSWNVDMKYFLNMRKRLNKTEKETYQVEAKKIDISAFLTESILYARRHIFKEADDTLPAARRKLKIFFILDRISKITFFALIFYYIVKVVF, from the exons ATGGCTCAAGAAATAGACCGCATCGGAGCGCTTTTTAAGAACAAATCAGTATTAATATCCGGCGCTTCAGGGTTTCTGGGGAAAATCCTCATTGAAAAGCTCCTGCGATCCACTGAGGTCAAGACCCTATATCTGCTAGTGAggcacaaaaaaaacaaatgtccCAAAGATCGCATGCAAGAGATTTTCAACCATGTG TTATTTGCGAAGCTGCGTGAACAGCGGCCCTCAAGCTTGGAGAAGTGCCAAGTCATCTCAGGGGATATGCTGGAAACTGACTTAGGAATAAGTGAAGCTGACCGGCAAGTCCTGCAGAATGAAGTTGACTATATCTTCCATTCCGCGGCCACCACCAGGTTCGATAACACTCTCCAATACGCGGTGAAGATGAACACTTTGGGCACCAAGTATATGCTGGATCTGGCCAAGCAGTGCAAGAAGCTCAAG ATCTTCGTGCACATCTCCACAGCTTTCGCCTTTCCTAAGGAAGAAGTGCTTTACGAGAAGACGTACGAGCCACCTGCGGACCCCCAAAAAATCTTAGACATATTTTACTCTGGACAGTACAAGATTGATgatgatttggaaaaaca ATTTCTAGAAGACTGTCCTAATACATACACATTCTCCAAAGCATTATCCGAAGGCCTGATCAATCAGAAAATGGATAAATTGCCCGTAATCATAGTGCGACCGGCAGTGG TAATTCCTACGTTCAAAGAACCCTTTGCCGGCTACTTCAACAGCTTGCAAAGCCCCACAGGAATATTTATCGGAGCTGGAAAAGGGGTGATACGTTCAGTGCATATAGACAGCAAGTCCAACGTAAACGTTGTGCCGGCGGACTGCGCCATCCATGTCATTTTAATAGCAGTTTGGGATTATTTAACTCTGAA GCAGCAGCGCGTGTTCAACATATGCATCCCACAGGAGGACTTGAAAATCTCTTGGGAAGAAGTAATAGAGTATGGGAAGGAAGTCTGCACCCGGGTACCTTTCACTCAACTTTTGTGGTACCCCGATGGAATTATGACGAAGAGCAAGTCGTGGCACATTCTCCATGTCGTGCTTTTCCAGCTAATTCCAGCGGTGTTTGTTGATTTATTACTGTTTCTGTTGGGATACAAACCTGT ACTTATAAACGTGAACCGAAGGCTTCTGAAGGGTCAAGAAATGTTTGACTACTATGCCAACAGATCGTGGAACGTCGacatgaaatatttcttaaatatgagGAAGAGACTGAATAAGACTGAAAAGGAAACTTATCAA GTCGAggctaaaaaaattgatatttccgCCTTCTTAACGGAGAGTATTCTTTATGCAAGAAGACATATTTTCAAGGAAGCTGACGACACGTTGCCGGCCGCCAGAAGGAAACTCAAAAT CTTCTTTATCCTGGACCGAATTTCAAAGATTACATTTTTTGCCCTGATCTTTTACTACATtgttaaagttgttttttga
- the LOC136415197 gene encoding lysocardiolipin acyltransferase 1-like gives MSEIGKIIRGLVYFWSWNCSIFGGYLLFVPLTFQQILTPKFHRKILDLIITYWQYYVTTLLLRQNCEIHVTGDPIHSDETALVISNHRTRVDWNFLWGVMYHAVEGKNRWWYGTKFVLKNSIKNVPIAGWVMQMAMYSFIKRNWEEDKRLLDDYIEYVRDLEYKHLLILFPEGTDLTQKTKLASDKFAIANGLPQYKHVLHPRSTGFVYLVDEMRKKKCLDAVYDLTLIYPDVCPQNEEKLFLGNFPRKVMAHLVRYPIPVLPDTNEELKEFLEKRWLEKEKTIEEFKTSGNFLYHGKELAKKDFLTLPWAYFTHTLWMAFTFVMVLLLVFSKVFLYLVIMYTVGLYVLPLVSNANLFKVRKRVLEAIGCGGKFKNK, from the exons ATGTCAGAAATTGGCAAAATTATACGAGGACTTGTGTATTTTTGGTCATGGAATTGCTCAATATTCGGAG GATATTTGCTATTCGTCCCGTTAACTTTTCAACAAATCTTAACCCCGAAGTTCCATAGAAAGATACTGGATTTGATCATCACCTACTGGCAGTACTATGTTACT ACACTACTGCTGCGCCAAAACTGTGAGATCCACGTTACAGGAGACCCGATTCATTCAGATGAAACTGCTCTAGTGATCTCAAATCATCGTACTAGAGTGGATTGGAATTTTCTCTGGGGTGTCATGTATCATGCAGTTGAAGGCAAAAATCGATGGTGGTACGGTactaaatttgtattgaaaaattccattaagaACGTGCCCATAGCAG GGTGGGTCATGCAGATGGCCATGtatagttttattaaacgGAACTGGGAAGAGGACAAGCGCCTATTGGACGATTATATCGAATATGTGAGGGATTTGGAGTATAAACATCTTCTGATATTGTTTCCTGAGGGGACTGACTTGACTCAAAAAACCAAGCTTGCTAGTGATAAATTTGCTATCGCCAATGGACTGCCG CAATACAAACACGTGCTGCATCCGAGAAGCACCGGATTTGTGTATTTAGTGGACGAAATGCGGAAGAAAAAATGCCTGGATGCCGTGTACGATCTCACGCTAATCTATCCAGACGTGTGCCCTCAGAACGaggaaaagttgtttttgggaaattttccCAGGAAAGTTATGGCACATTTAGTaag ATATCCCATTCCAGTTTTACCGGACACCAACGAAGAGCTTAAGGAGTTTTTGGAAAAGCGATGGTTGGAAAAAGAGAAGACTATTGAAGAGTTTAAAACATCTGGGAACTTCTTGTATCATGGCAAAGAGCTTGCTAAAAAAGACTTCTTAACTTTACCATGGGCATATTTTACTCACACCTTATGGATGGCTTTCACTTTTGTCATGGTGCTGCTGCTAGTGTTCAGCAAAGTGTTCCTTTATTTGGTGATAATGTACACTGTGGGCTTATACGTGTTACCTTTAGTTTCCAATGCaaacttatttaaagttaGGAAGAGGGTGCTGGAAGCTATAGGATGTGGcgggaaatttaaaaacaagtaa
- the LOC136415196 gene encoding putative fatty acyl-CoA reductase CG5065: MDKSQQSPVTEWYSGQKILVTGATGFMGKILIEKLLRCCSGVSTVYILIRNKKGRNSSERLEDFLNSPVFDKIRDHPDGEKTFSKLKCLNGDVTYPNLRLTDDEIHELETNVTMVFHMAANVRFDQTLKNAVTLNTGGTLNVLELVCRFKKLKVFLHTSTSYCHCDENNLEEKLYPAPHNPRYILDLVKWMDEDLLKSLTPKLLANSPNTYAYTKCLTEQLVSEYESKLPIVICRPSIVTAAWKEPIPGWVDNLNGPTGIIVGAGKGVIRSMYCNAEYIADIVPVDISVNSLLLAAWQVGSQPSKTKIDVFHVVAYHHTALTWGNALAMGRKQFFKTPFSVCLWYPRGNIKSSYFEHVVTAFFLHTVPAYLVDFIMRIAFKKPFLVDVQKRIKHGLDVLMYYTTRPWYFSNEKLQRIYDRLSERDKELFYQDKGQVMNEEYMASYILGARKYCVHEEPETIPRARKTLWRLYYLDLFTNLILVLLILWSFYLLVITVSQFDDATSVL, translated from the exons ATGGACAAGTCTCAGCAATCCCCAGTGACCGAATGGTACTCAGGTCAGAAGATCCTCGTGACTGGTGCCACTGGCTTCATGGGTAAAATCTTAATAGAGAAGCTGCTACGATGCTGTTCAGGCGTTTCGACCGTCTATATCCTCATCAGGAACAAAAAGGGGCGCAACTCCTCTGAGCGGCTGGAGGATTTTTTGAATTCCCCA GTATTTGATAAAATACGCGATCATCCCGATGGGGAGAAGACCTTCAGCAAATTGAAATGTCTGAACGGTGACGTGACTTATCCAAATCTTCGTCTAACTGATGATGAAATTCATGAACTTGAAACGAATGTCACCATGGTATTTCACATGGCAGCCAACGTACGCTTTGACCAAACTCTTAAAAATGCGGTGACGCTGAATACTG GTGGTACTCTCAATGTCTTGGAACTGGTGTGCAGATTCAAGAAGTTGAAAGTCTTCTTACATACATCGACCTCGTATTGCCATTGCGATGAAAACAACCTGGAAGAGAAGCTGTATCCAGCCCCCCACAACCCCAG atatattCTGGATTTGGTGAAGTGGATGGATGAGGATTTGCTGAAGAGTCTTACACCCAAATTGCTGGCCAACTCCCCCAACACTTATGCCTACACCAAGTGCCTCACTGAACAATTGGTTTCGGAATACGAATCAAAGCTGCCTATAGTTATTTGCAGACCCTCCATCG TGACTGCGGCCTGGAAGGAACCCATTCCTGGTTGGGTAGACAACCTGAATGGTCCTACTGGGATCATAGTAGGAGCAGGAAAAGGGGTCATTAGGTCTATGTACTGCAATGCTGAGTACATAGCTGACATAGTTCCTGTGGATATTAGCGTGAATAGTTTGTTGCTTGCTGCTTGGCAAGTCGGCAGCCAACctagcaaaacaaaaattgatgtCTTTCATGTGGTTGCTTATCAT CACACCGCTCTAACTTGGGGAAACGCCTTGGCAATGGGAAGAAAACAATTCTTCAAAACCCCTTTCAGTGTTTGCTTGTGGTATCCCAGAGGGAATATCAAATCCAGCTACTTCGAACATGTAGTAACagcattttttttgcatacaGTACCAGCTTATCTAGTGGATTTTATCATGCGAATAGCCTTTAAAAAGCCGTT CTTAGTGGATGtccaaaaaagaataaaacatgGCCTCGATGTTTTAATGTACTATACCACAAGGCCGTGGTACTTTTCCAATGAGAAGCTTCAGCGAATTTACGACCGGTTGAGCGAGAGGGATAAAGAGCTATTTTATCAGGACAAAGGACAAGTTATGAACGAGGAATACATGGCGAGTTACATTTTGGGGGCGAGAAAGTATTGTGTCCACGAGGAGCCGGAGACTATTCCTCGAGCCCGAAAAACACTCTGGAG gtTATACTACTTGGACCtctttacaaatttgatattagTTTTACTGATATTATGGAGCTTTTACTTGCTGGTGATCACTGTTTCCCAATTTGATGATGCCACCAGTGTCTTATAA